A window of Oceaniferula flava contains these coding sequences:
- a CDS encoding MotA/TolQ/ExbB proton channel family protein gives MNTPSRPIKSVAITAATVLLSSSSLFAAEETSLLTKYVTDGGWPMILIGLLILALIALCVFNFMNLTKAKFCPEDLKAGLMDHMLNCRVRSAIELGASHPSYLGRMMAYALPNVDARRPEDLGRDYVEDAIADFTINENRKSMTLINYISLIAQAAPMMGLFGTVLGMVGAFGTLASGDGSADPASLAGDISVALLTTLWGLVTAIPSLTAYFFFKNKLNNLVAECHHTAEELLNASIQTVNGDAHLAKIPEGIAV, from the coding sequence ATGAACACACCATCCCGCCCTATCAAATCTGTGGCTATCACTGCAGCTACCGTGCTGCTATCCTCTTCCTCTCTGTTTGCAGCTGAGGAAACCAGTTTGTTAACGAAGTATGTGACCGATGGTGGTTGGCCAATGATTTTGATTGGTCTGTTGATCCTCGCTCTGATCGCTCTTTGCGTGTTCAACTTCATGAACCTGACCAAGGCCAAGTTCTGCCCGGAAGACCTGAAGGCTGGTCTGATGGATCACATGCTGAACTGCCGTGTTCGTTCCGCCATTGAGCTGGGTGCTTCCCACCCAAGCTACCTCGGTCGCATGATGGCTTACGCTCTCCCTAACGTCGATGCCCGCCGCCCTGAAGATCTCGGCCGCGACTACGTCGAAGATGCCATCGCTGATTTCACCATCAACGAAAACCGCAAGAGCATGACTCTGATCAACTACATCTCCCTGATCGCTCAGGCAGCTCCGATGATGGGACTGTTCGGAACCGTTCTTGGTATGGTGGGTGCGTTCGGCACACTGGCTAGCGGTGACGGATCTGCTGACCCAGCCTCACTGGCCGGTGACATCTCCGTGGCTCTGTTGACCACCCTTTGGGGCCTGGTGACTGCCATCCCATCCCTGACTGCTTACTTCTTCTTCAAAAACAAACTCAACAACCTCGTCGCCGAGTGTCACCACACTGCCGAGGAACTGCTTAACGCATCCATCCAGACCGTCAACGGAGACGCACATCTGGCTAAGATTCCTGAAGGTATTGCCGTTTAA
- the bcp gene encoding thioredoxin-dependent thiol peroxidase yields the protein MKPKVGEDAPDFTADVVGGAYQDGAEVSLKHLRGKPVVLVFYPKDNTPGCTIQACAIRDSWDALESIAYVFGVSVDDAKSHRKFIDKKELPYPLLADTDKKIVQDYGVWVEKSMFGKKYMGIERSSFVIGEDGKIMAVLEKVKPGAHLDQLLEVLKKS from the coding sequence ATGAAACCAAAAGTTGGCGAAGATGCGCCGGATTTTACCGCAGACGTCGTTGGGGGTGCCTATCAGGACGGGGCCGAGGTCTCGCTGAAGCACTTGCGTGGGAAGCCCGTGGTGCTGGTCTTTTACCCGAAGGACAACACGCCGGGCTGCACCATCCAGGCCTGCGCCATCCGCGACAGCTGGGACGCGCTGGAGAGCATCGCCTACGTCTTCGGTGTCAGTGTGGACGACGCCAAGAGCCACCGCAAATTCATCGATAAAAAAGAACTGCCGTATCCGCTGCTCGCCGATACCGACAAGAAGATCGTCCAGGACTACGGTGTCTGGGTGGAGAAAAGTATGTTCGGGAAAAAATACATGGGCATCGAGCGCAGTAGCTTTGTCATCGGAGAAGATGGCAAGATCATGGCGGTGCTGGAAAAGGTGAAGCCCGGTGCGCACCTTGACCAATTGTTAGAAGTGCTGAAAAAATCATGA
- the pgsA gene encoding CDP-diacylglycerol--glycerol-3-phosphate 3-phosphatidyltransferase: MTLASKITLTRLFMAPVFAALAVYYGETVKAGNPNETFRWWAVGVFIFASVTDALDGYIARHYNQRSKFGAFMDPFADKTLLLTGIVFLTFVPWGEGWSIPIWFTALMIARDIIIIGGIWILHYFNSQVPIRPHWTGKVCTVTQMTLLGWVMLKIIPLDPIYPTVLAAIFTVWSGIEYFREGLRQLKDHHAVE; this comes from the coding sequence GTGACTCTGGCATCGAAAATCACCCTAACCCGACTCTTCATGGCGCCGGTGTTTGCCGCGCTGGCGGTGTATTACGGGGAAACGGTGAAGGCTGGAAACCCGAATGAAACCTTCCGCTGGTGGGCCGTCGGCGTGTTTATTTTCGCCTCGGTGACCGACGCCCTCGATGGCTACATCGCGCGTCATTACAACCAGCGCTCGAAGTTCGGAGCCTTCATGGATCCCTTTGCCGATAAGACATTGCTGCTCACCGGCATCGTCTTTCTCACCTTCGTTCCCTGGGGCGAGGGATGGAGTATCCCGATCTGGTTCACCGCACTAATGATCGCCCGCGACATCATTATTATTGGCGGCATCTGGATTCTGCACTATTTCAACTCGCAGGTGCCGATCCGTCCCCACTGGACGGGGAAAGTCTGCACCGTCACCCAGATGACCTTACTCGGATGGGTGATGCTGAAAATCATCCCCCTCGATCCGATCTACCCCACCGTTCTCGCTGCCATTTTCACCGTTTGGTCCGGCATCGAATACTTCCGCGAAGGCCTGCGCCAACTCAAAGATCACCACGCGGTGGAATAA
- a CDS encoding ExbD/TolR family protein translates to MASSKLRNSANGSDDELQVDMSPMIDMVFLLLIFFIVASTVIVVKQDPNVDPPVADSSKKPKDGKGRIVINVRKDGSFYAETATTKFDDEEAITEYVKEKKLVEEGKGLKPIIHLRGDQGVSFKYVRTVIRASANAGVDNVVFSVYGFEKN, encoded by the coding sequence ATGGCATCTAGTAAATTACGCAACAGCGCCAACGGCTCAGACGATGAGCTGCAGGTGGACATGTCGCCAATGATCGATATGGTGTTCTTGCTCCTGATTTTCTTCATTGTCGCCTCTACGGTGATCGTGGTGAAGCAGGACCCGAACGTCGACCCACCGGTCGCAGACAGCTCTAAAAAACCCAAGGACGGCAAAGGCCGCATCGTTATCAACGTTCGTAAGGACGGCTCGTTCTATGCCGAGACCGCCACCACGAAGTTTGACGACGAGGAGGCAATCACCGAGTATGTGAAGGAAAAGAAACTGGTTGAAGAGGGGAAAGGACTCAAACCGATCATCCACCTTCGTGGTGACCAGGGAGTTTCCTTCAAATACGTTCGCACCGTCATCCGTGCATCCGCCAACGCCGGTGTCGATAACGTGGTCTTCTCAGTCTACGGATTTGAGAAAAACTAA
- the ahr gene encoding NADPH-dependent aldehyde reductase Ahr has protein sequence MSQSNQINAYAALEAGGTLQPYSYDVGELAADEVEIEVLHCGICHSDVSMIDNEWEISEYPLVGGHEVIGKVVATGSNVQNLEKGTVVGVGWHSGYCGHCHSCKNGDQNLCRDAQGTIVAHHGGFAEKLRADAASVVVIPEGIDLKSAGPLLCAGITVFNPLVQFDVKSTDKVAVIGIGGLGHIALQFLNAWGCEVTAFTSSESKRQEALELGAHKTLNSRDKEEIKSAYGSFDFILSTVNVKLDWNTYVNTLKAKGRLHFVGATLEPLDLGVFPLIGGQKSVSGSPVGSPATMESMLEFAKLHDIKPQIESYPMEQINEALDHMKSGKARYRVVLSNG, from the coding sequence ATGAGCCAAAGCAATCAAATCAACGCCTACGCCGCCCTTGAAGCCGGTGGAACCCTGCAGCCCTACAGCTACGATGTCGGAGAGCTCGCCGCGGATGAAGTGGAAATCGAAGTCCTGCACTGCGGCATCTGCCACAGCGATGTCAGCATGATCGATAACGAATGGGAAATCTCGGAATACCCGCTGGTAGGTGGGCACGAGGTGATTGGCAAAGTCGTCGCCACCGGCAGCAATGTGCAGAATTTGGAAAAAGGAACCGTGGTCGGTGTCGGCTGGCACAGCGGCTATTGTGGCCACTGTCACTCGTGTAAAAACGGCGATCAGAATCTCTGCCGTGATGCCCAAGGAACCATCGTCGCCCACCACGGCGGTTTTGCCGAAAAGTTACGGGCCGATGCCGCCAGCGTGGTGGTCATCCCCGAGGGCATCGACCTCAAGTCCGCCGGCCCCCTGCTCTGCGCCGGCATCACCGTGTTCAATCCGCTGGTACAGTTCGATGTCAAGTCCACCGACAAAGTGGCCGTCATCGGCATCGGTGGGCTCGGCCACATCGCGCTGCAATTTCTCAACGCCTGGGGCTGCGAAGTCACCGCCTTCACCTCCAGCGAGTCGAAACGACAAGAAGCCTTGGAACTCGGTGCCCACAAAACGCTCAACTCACGTGACAAGGAGGAAATCAAATCCGCTTATGGCTCGTTTGACTTCATCCTCTCCACCGTCAATGTGAAGCTCGACTGGAACACCTACGTCAACACCCTCAAGGCCAAAGGAAGGCTCCACTTTGTCGGAGCCACCTTGGAACCGCTCGATCTCGGCGTCTTCCCACTCATCGGCGGCCAGAAATCGGTCTCCGGCTCGCCGGTAGGCAGCCCGGCCACCATGGAAAGCATGCTGGAATTCGCCAAACTCCACGACATCAAACCACAGATCGAAAGCTACCCGATGGAGCAAATCAACGAGGCTCTCGATCACATGAAATCCGGCAAAGCCCGCTACCGCGTAGTGCTCTCGAATGGGTAG
- a CDS encoding ExbD/TolR family protein has product MARKKTSDNLEEDEPGLDISSLIDVCFLLLIYFLVTTTIQPREQDLKMQLPAAAPSTDTPELQPMFIKVDKSGTIYINTGPSQEALDSDPNVRKLPMLKERLDTYAGAAKAGGKQPMVQIWADPEAMQQRVVDVLNCLASAKVQSVTFTDLVDTP; this is encoded by the coding sequence ATGGCTCGTAAAAAGACATCTGATAATCTCGAAGAAGATGAACCAGGCTTGGACATTTCATCATTGATTGATGTTTGTTTCCTGCTCCTGATTTACTTCTTGGTGACCACTACCATTCAACCGCGTGAACAGGATTTGAAAATGCAGCTTCCTGCTGCGGCTCCATCGACTGATACACCGGAACTTCAGCCAATGTTCATCAAGGTGGACAAAAGCGGAACCATCTACATCAACACCGGTCCATCCCAAGAAGCTCTGGACTCTGACCCTAATGTGCGCAAGTTGCCCATGCTCAAGGAGCGTCTGGACACTTATGCCGGAGCTGCCAAGGCGGGCGGTAAGCAGCCTATGGTGCAAATCTGGGCTGACCCGGAAGCGATGCAGCAACGGGTGGTCGATGTGCTCAACTGCCTCGCAAGTGCGAAGGTGCAGAGTGTTACATTCACCGACCTCGTCGACACCCCTTAG
- the der gene encoding ribosome biogenesis GTPase Der, whose product MPTVAIVGRPNVGKSALFNRLAGRRIAIVHDQPGVTRDRISAPCHISEQPCTIIDTGGIGATLDDGFGAAVTTEADIAMQTADLILFIVDAKDGITVIDEDLAKRLRKSKAPVQLIINKADNEKQDLLTGDFATLGYGEGIPVSAELGKNMHMIADAIDKVVEPLNRDIEEAEQVVKKEGLKIAIVGKPNAGKSSLINAILKDDRTIVSDVSGTTRDAIDVPYEFLGEQHTLIDTAGIRRRTKMDSSVEVFSSMRAERSIRRADICLLVIDCAEGVSAQDRKIARIIQDEKKPCLIVLNKFDLFHPNAQKSARLEEATEHVRTELFFLAYAPYVCVSALKKQSIGLVFSKLAEIRKAAQNPITTGKLNRFLGEAFAKKPPQAKKGTKRLKLLYATAAVNDRYTAIPVPTYILFVNDKRLMQEHYEQYLTNRLREDHPSPGIPITFSVRSRNATDEKKRR is encoded by the coding sequence ATGCCTACCGTAGCCATCGTCGGCCGACCCAATGTCGGCAAATCCGCCCTATTTAACCGACTCGCAGGGCGCCGCATCGCCATTGTTCACGATCAACCGGGCGTGACGCGCGACCGCATCTCCGCCCCCTGCCATATCTCAGAGCAGCCCTGCACCATCATCGATACCGGCGGCATTGGTGCCACCCTCGACGATGGCTTTGGCGCTGCCGTGACCACCGAGGCGGACATCGCCATGCAGACCGCCGATTTAATCCTGTTCATCGTCGATGCCAAGGACGGCATCACCGTGATCGATGAGGACCTCGCCAAGCGCTTGCGCAAGTCCAAGGCTCCGGTCCAGCTCATCATCAACAAGGCGGACAACGAGAAACAAGACCTTCTCACCGGCGACTTCGCCACCCTTGGCTACGGCGAAGGCATTCCCGTCTCTGCGGAGCTGGGAAAAAACATGCACATGATCGCCGATGCCATCGACAAGGTGGTGGAACCGCTGAACCGCGACATCGAAGAAGCCGAGCAGGTGGTGAAAAAGGAAGGCCTGAAGATCGCCATCGTCGGTAAACCCAACGCCGGCAAATCCTCCCTGATCAATGCCATCCTCAAGGACGATCGCACTATCGTTTCTGACGTCTCAGGAACCACTCGCGATGCCATCGATGTGCCCTACGAATTTCTTGGCGAGCAGCACACGCTCATCGATACCGCCGGTATCCGCCGCCGCACCAAGATGGATTCTTCCGTGGAAGTGTTCTCCTCGATGCGTGCCGAGCGCTCGATCCGCCGGGCAGACATCTGCCTGTTAGTGATCGACTGCGCCGAGGGCGTCTCCGCCCAGGACCGCAAAATCGCCCGCATCATCCAGGACGAGAAAAAACCCTGCCTGATCGTGCTCAATAAGTTCGATCTCTTCCACCCGAATGCCCAGAAGAGCGCCCGCTTGGAAGAAGCCACCGAGCACGTGCGCACCGAGCTGTTCTTCCTCGCCTACGCCCCCTACGTCTGCGTTTCCGCCCTGAAGAAACAATCAATCGGACTGGTCTTCAGCAAGCTCGCCGAGATCCGCAAGGCCGCTCAAAACCCGATCACCACCGGCAAACTCAACCGATTCCTCGGTGAGGCATTTGCCAAGAAACCACCGCAGGCGAAGAAAGGAACGAAGCGTCTGAAACTGCTCTACGCCACCGCCGCAGTGAACGATCGCTACACCGCCATCCCGGTGCCAACGTATATTCTCTTCGTCAACGACAAGCGCCTGATGCAGGAGCACTACGAGCAGTATCTCACTAACCGACTGCGCGAGGATCATCCGTCCCCCGGCATTCCGATCACTTTCTCCGTGCGCTCCAGAAACGCCACGGACGAGAAAAAACGCCGCTAG
- the rsmA gene encoding 16S rRNA (adenine(1518)-N(6)/adenine(1519)-N(6))-dimethyltransferase RsmA encodes MNQTEIISRLNAMGVTPSKKLGQNFLVDENVARWIVDQLEVKPGDTVVEVGPGTGALTEHVVELADKVILVEFDARLAEGLKLRFADNDKVEVHHFDGARFDTRVLFKHQPVKLLGNLPYSAGGAIMRNFMKRPSPVCKAVLMLQKEFIDRIIAKPKTKAYGVLSLRMQSEWVSKPVKTIPPQAFFPRPLIDSTVMVCEPRPDDLPVYDARLFDEIIRRGFSQRRKQIKKQMPDTADWEQAAAQIGVGVTARAEEISLEQWAVLTRIYDDHPLKDNPQKGDELFDVVDEHDEVLKQETRDTVHRENLLHRAVHMFVFNKRKELFLQKRSRLKDVHPGVWDSSAAGHLNAGEDYEPTAVRELEEELGIQDAEVQEVARIAPSEQTGWEHIRLYLCRHDGAMRFPCSEVESGEWFSMDDVREWIALRPQDFASGFIECWQAFDAKMAEAE; translated from the coding sequence ATGAACCAGACGGAAATCATCAGTCGGCTGAATGCGATGGGGGTGACTCCATCGAAGAAGCTGGGGCAGAATTTTTTGGTCGATGAAAATGTCGCCCGTTGGATTGTCGATCAATTGGAGGTGAAGCCCGGTGATACCGTGGTGGAAGTGGGCCCTGGCACCGGTGCGCTGACCGAACACGTGGTCGAGCTGGCGGACAAGGTGATCCTGGTCGAATTCGATGCGCGCTTGGCCGAGGGGCTGAAACTGCGCTTTGCCGACAACGACAAGGTGGAGGTGCATCATTTCGATGGCGCCAGGTTCGATACCCGGGTGCTTTTCAAACATCAACCGGTAAAGCTGCTGGGTAATCTGCCGTATTCCGCCGGTGGTGCGATCATGCGGAACTTCATGAAACGACCGTCGCCCGTCTGTAAGGCTGTGCTGATGCTGCAGAAGGAGTTTATCGATCGGATCATCGCCAAACCCAAGACCAAAGCCTACGGCGTGCTCTCGCTGCGCATGCAGAGCGAGTGGGTAAGCAAGCCGGTGAAGACCATTCCGCCGCAGGCATTTTTCCCCCGACCACTGATCGATTCCACCGTCATGGTCTGTGAACCTCGCCCCGATGATCTGCCGGTTTACGACGCTCGTTTATTCGATGAAATCATCCGCCGCGGCTTCTCCCAGCGCCGCAAGCAGATCAAAAAACAAATGCCAGACACCGCCGACTGGGAACAGGCGGCTGCGCAGATTGGCGTGGGAGTTACAGCACGTGCCGAAGAAATTTCGCTCGAGCAGTGGGCGGTGCTGACGCGCATTTACGACGACCATCCGCTCAAGGACAACCCACAGAAAGGGGACGAACTCTTCGATGTGGTGGATGAACATGACGAGGTGCTCAAGCAGGAGACTCGCGACACTGTTCACCGTGAGAATTTGCTGCACCGCGCCGTGCACATGTTTGTTTTCAACAAGCGCAAAGAGCTGTTCCTACAAAAACGCTCCCGCCTGAAAGACGTGCATCCCGGAGTCTGGGACTCCAGTGCCGCCGGACATCTCAACGCCGGTGAGGACTACGAGCCGACTGCTGTTAGGGAGCTCGAAGAGGAGCTCGGTATCCAAGATGCCGAGGTGCAGGAGGTGGCCCGCATTGCTCCGAGTGAGCAGACCGGTTGGGAACACATCCGCCTGTATCTATGTCGTCACGATGGCGCCATGCGCTTCCCTTGTAGCGAAGTGGAGTCCGGTGAGTGGTTCTCCATGGATGATGTGCGGGAGTGGATCGCACTTCGGCCGCAGGATTTTGCCAGCGGCTTCATCGAATGCTGGCAGGCCTTCGATGCCAAAATGGCTGAGGCGGAGTAG
- a CDS encoding PEP-CTERM sorting domain-containing protein (PEP-CTERM proteins occur, often in large numbers, in the proteomes of bacteria that also encode an exosortase, a predicted intramembrane cysteine proteinase. The presence of a PEP-CTERM domain at a protein's C-terminus predicts cleavage within the sorting domain, followed by covalent anchoring to some some component of the (usually Gram-negative) cell surface. Many PEP-CTERM proteins exhibit an unusual sequence composition that includes large numbers of potential glycosylation sites. Expression of one such protein has been shown restore the ability of a bacterium to form floc, a type of biofilm.): MVVVPELSSVALVMLGSLAMFGRRRRR; this comes from the coding sequence GTGGTGGTCGTTCCGGAATTAAGCAGCGTTGCGTTGGTCATGCTGGGATCCCTGGCTATGTTCGGTCGACGCCGTAGACGGTAG
- a CDS encoding tetratricopeptide repeat protein, with the protein MNTKFSHSSISRLLVMCAVAWVASFSTAKAQDLNTQMTQANQAWKEKQYDKCQAIFTRIVTSYAARAPLLYGPKFGVIYYRKGLCELKLADIAKRGNKKEEAKKWFDAAAKSFETCYKKYPNGASGMPKTTNTSHKAALQRWAEASMGKQEYKEAIKLYQKFLNERDKGRDKILPTPGGFYINLAICHFLMEKPQIPQGIRHFETALKNKEKMRTQDAGIVAGFLSLSQAVIKEKDEAAMVDFLNKNRADITLSPYQMYEFTPVFLKLAGNALEADMFVAAFNLYALVPGTEEAIQDIKVRLDQLGERRGIVDGQAIIDADRLSKGLEKLREKLRSGDPDDVKVLSAMTYLHDQASNQRGVFGSLEQLELYYKKSSKREQNLFNLVRVSSLIGENLTTEHYGSIFLRDFPDSDKVEAVRQLMLSSLFFGGEYKKSLEVAEVLIDKVPKPSEQHDICLFVLGGSHFYLGNFEKAQPFLEQHVKDYPKSNFIMHSEYFQGSNLTRLQYWDKAAKLLDEFLAKYKDPNKNIYMPNALYDRANCHFSESEYDPAMALLNRLESEFSQSVVIDMAYNMKGNIFESTGNRDEAEKYYNLALETAEKRDNEIVAGEALSYLVGMLGTEKIDKKPNPRIKDAIPFYDKFIKEYSDSPYKPQVVVYGMPALRAAGREQEGLDNLQAMITELAGKKRQAFLEEVVNAYSDAFLAVKGNTPEKLKEKYYNFPGIDLSDKRTLALLRIALIGVFEEQLKTAAKDKKEDQLLRYEAGIKALFTDLRSQFQPKDLTNFVLIRVGDYLREKTSAPKQSLPYYEELLGRKDKTGMEFKALLGIADVMGASDAPSDNKKALVSLERVHSSANDDPTTQEKALFRMVEINAKLDDWEAVGKTARQYLDEKHTKKVAEVSFLYAQSFDKRNMVNDALFQYGMVYSRYTGFIAISAPAVKRVMELMWERNLEVGATVGDGAKAITLTKSDRQSAYETIGSKYINSTRRIRETNKNMTDAEKAVWDDMAALVKEFESTGQVKTMEEIKKEQAENRRRGRSND; encoded by the coding sequence ATGAATACGAAGTTTAGCCATAGTTCTATCAGCCGATTACTGGTAATGTGCGCGGTCGCGTGGGTTGCTAGTTTCTCCACCGCCAAGGCTCAGGATCTGAACACTCAGATGACCCAGGCAAACCAGGCGTGGAAAGAAAAGCAATACGACAAATGCCAAGCCATCTTCACGCGTATCGTCACCAGCTACGCGGCACGCGCTCCCTTACTTTACGGGCCGAAATTTGGTGTCATCTACTACCGCAAGGGCCTCTGTGAGCTGAAGCTCGCGGACATCGCCAAGCGGGGCAATAAGAAGGAAGAGGCGAAAAAATGGTTCGATGCAGCCGCCAAATCTTTCGAAACTTGCTACAAGAAATACCCTAACGGTGCGTCCGGTATGCCGAAAACCACCAACACCTCGCACAAAGCCGCTCTGCAGCGTTGGGCTGAGGCCAGCATGGGAAAACAGGAATACAAAGAGGCCATCAAGCTCTACCAGAAGTTCCTCAACGAGCGCGACAAGGGGCGCGATAAAATCCTTCCTACTCCCGGAGGTTTCTACATCAACCTGGCAATCTGCCACTTCCTGATGGAAAAACCTCAGATTCCCCAGGGGATCCGCCACTTTGAGACGGCACTGAAGAACAAGGAGAAGATGAGAACTCAGGATGCAGGCATCGTCGCCGGATTCCTCTCGCTTTCCCAAGCCGTGATCAAGGAGAAAGACGAGGCTGCGATGGTTGATTTCCTCAACAAAAACCGCGCCGACATCACTCTGTCACCCTACCAAATGTATGAGTTCACCCCAGTCTTCCTGAAGCTGGCGGGCAACGCACTCGAAGCCGACATGTTTGTCGCCGCCTTCAACCTCTACGCTCTGGTTCCCGGAACCGAGGAAGCCATCCAGGACATCAAGGTGCGTCTCGACCAGTTGGGTGAGCGCCGCGGCATTGTCGACGGTCAGGCCATCATCGATGCCGACCGCCTGAGCAAGGGACTCGAAAAACTGCGTGAGAAACTTCGCTCCGGCGATCCTGACGACGTCAAGGTGCTCTCCGCCATGACCTATCTGCACGATCAAGCCAGCAACCAACGCGGTGTCTTCGGATCGCTCGAGCAGCTTGAGCTTTACTACAAGAAAAGCAGCAAGCGTGAGCAAAACCTGTTTAACCTGGTGCGCGTGTCCTCCCTCATCGGTGAGAACCTCACCACGGAGCACTACGGCAGCATTTTCCTCAGAGACTTCCCTGACAGCGACAAGGTGGAAGCCGTCCGCCAGCTGATGCTTTCCAGCCTCTTCTTCGGCGGTGAGTATAAGAAGAGTCTCGAAGTGGCAGAAGTCCTGATCGACAAGGTTCCCAAGCCTTCCGAGCAGCACGACATCTGTCTTTTCGTCCTCGGTGGTAGCCACTTCTACCTCGGCAACTTTGAAAAAGCTCAGCCGTTCCTTGAGCAGCATGTGAAGGACTATCCAAAGAGTAACTTCATCATGCACTCCGAGTATTTCCAAGGTTCGAACCTGACTCGCCTGCAATACTGGGACAAGGCGGCGAAGTTGCTGGACGAGTTCTTGGCCAAATATAAGGACCCGAACAAAAACATCTACATGCCCAACGCGCTCTACGATCGCGCCAACTGCCACTTCTCCGAAAGCGAGTATGATCCAGCCATGGCGCTGTTGAACCGCCTGGAGAGTGAGTTCTCACAAAGTGTTGTGATCGACATGGCCTACAACATGAAAGGCAACATTTTCGAGAGCACCGGCAATCGTGACGAAGCTGAGAAATACTACAATCTCGCTCTGGAAACAGCCGAGAAACGCGACAATGAAATCGTCGCTGGTGAGGCACTCAGCTACCTCGTTGGTATGCTCGGCACTGAGAAGATCGACAAGAAGCCGAATCCACGCATCAAGGACGCGATTCCGTTCTACGATAAATTCATCAAGGAATACAGCGACTCTCCTTACAAACCACAGGTTGTGGTTTACGGAATGCCCGCACTGCGCGCTGCTGGTCGTGAACAAGAAGGTCTCGATAACCTTCAGGCAATGATCACCGAGTTGGCTGGCAAGAAACGCCAAGCCTTCCTCGAAGAGGTTGTTAACGCTTACTCCGATGCTTTCCTCGCTGTTAAAGGCAATACTCCCGAGAAGCTGAAGGAAAAATACTACAACTTCCCTGGCATTGACCTCAGTGACAAGCGGACTTTGGCCTTGCTTCGTATCGCCCTCATCGGCGTCTTCGAAGAGCAGCTGAAGACAGCCGCCAAGGATAAGAAGGAAGATCAGCTGCTGCGCTATGAAGCCGGTATCAAAGCTCTCTTCACCGATCTGCGCAGCCAGTTCCAACCTAAAGACCTGACCAACTTCGTGCTCATCCGTGTGGGCGACTACCTGCGTGAGAAAACATCCGCGCCCAAGCAGTCGCTGCCATACTACGAAGAGCTTCTGGGTCGTAAGGACAAGACCGGCATGGAGTTCAAAGCCCTCTTGGGTATCGCCGATGTCATGGGCGCTTCCGATGCTCCATCGGATAATAAGAAGGCCTTGGTGAGCCTCGAGCGTGTGCACTCCTCAGCCAACGATGATCCAACAACTCAAGAAAAGGCACTCTTCCGCATGGTCGAGATCAATGCCAAGTTGGACGATTGGGAGGCTGTGGGTAAAACGGCCCGTCAGTATCTCGATGAGAAACACACCAAGAAAGTGGCCGAGGTTAGTTTCCTTTACGCTCAGTCATTCGATAAGCGTAACATGGTCAACGACGCTCTGTTCCAGTATGGGATGGTTTATTCCCGCTACACAGGCTTCATCGCCATCTCTGCACCTGCTGTTAAGCGTGTGATGGAACTGATGTGGGAACGGAACTTGGAAGTCGGTGCCACTGTGGGCGATGGTGCGAAAGCGATCACCCTGACAAAATCAGATCGTCAGTCCGCCTACGAAACCATCGGTAGCAAATACATCAACTCCACCCGTCGCATCCGCGAGACGAACAAAAACATGACCGACGCCGAGAAGGCTGTCTGGGATGATATGGCTGCTTTGGTCAAGGAGTTTGAGTCAACCGGCCAGGTGAAAACCATGGAGGAAATCAAGAAAGAGCAGGCGGAAAACCGTCGCCGTGGTCGCAGTAACGACTAA